A single window of Macrobrachium nipponense isolate FS-2020 chromosome 31, ASM1510439v2, whole genome shotgun sequence DNA harbors:
- the LOC135206717 gene encoding myogenesis-regulating glycosidase-like has translation MQSGPIRFLFLGISLNVLFFARCVDLQSLPTKGFHSNIEIVEGRELRIKHSHGQVNIDWGLTLPEGAEGVNCTEGNFCLDFDVAKVVITQEDHCQKVSWTARNLTELKDCVLLEGHWYGGGEQVTQPWPIEKAPRRETPFVTADMLQKKDLWYGGVSEAYWISSQGAAIRVEEGIPLFLSVPDNDGDDLADQLCLSSRFEDPFSAPDGVDLTLNYYVCTAENVKEVHLATYPKFFSNPTGIPDLRMLRDPIWSTWAEYHTKVNDTRVWDFAMAIKDNGFNNSQVEIDDNWETCYGNAEWNPERFPDPARLVDDLHNEGFRVTLWIHPFINDNCESFSYADEKGYFVKDAQGVTQKTHWWQGLSAGIIDFTNPAAVGWWTQRLVDIQTSTGIDSFKFDAGESSWLPKVFTLNVDERLWPSVYTQYYVDAVSEFGGMIETRVGQGTQRHPIFVRMLDKDSVWGTDNGLRTMIPSLLHFGILGYPYVLPDMIGGNAYVLKPGEELFVRWAQANTFMPALQFSILPWGFNEQVVKRCQEVTSLHTEIIPLISKLGQEAIETGAPIMRPTWWLCPDLESCLTADQQFLVGDDLLSVPVVFKGASELSVVLPPGDWKMAGSETIYKGPNTITVQNITLDSIVYFTRVTSL, from the exons ATGCAGTCAG GTCCGATAAGATTTTTATTCCTTGGAATATCACTGAATGTCCTGTTTTTCGCGAGATGTGTAGATTTGCAATCTCTGCCTACAAAAGGTTTTCACAGCAACATCGAGATCGTCGAAGGACGCGAACTTAGGATCAAGCACAGTCATG GCCAGGTAAACATCGACTGGGGTCTCACTCTACCAGAAGGCGCCGAAGGAGTGAACTGCACCGAAGGGAACTTCTGCTTAGACTTCGATGTTGCTAAGGTAGTGATCACACAAGAGGACCATTGTCAAAAGGTCTCTTGGACGGCAAGAAATCTCACTGAATTGAAGGACTGTGTTCTTTTGGAAGGTCATTG GTACGGAGGAGGTGAACAAGTAACGCAGCCCTGGCCTATTGAGAAAGCTCCCCGTCGTGAAACGCCCTTCGTGACGGCCGATATGCTGCAGAAGAAAGATCTGTGGTATGGAGGCGTATCGGAGGCGTATTGGATCTCTTCGCAAGGGGCGGCGATTAGG GTTGAGGAAGGAATCCCGCTCTTCCTGAGTGTGCCCGACAATGACGGAGACGACCTGGCCGACCAACTCTGCCTGAGCAGCCGATTCGAAGACCCTTTCTCGGCTCCTGATGGTGTTGATCTGACGCTGAACTACTACGTGTGCACTGCGGAGAATGTTAAagaa GTTCACTTAGCAACCTACCCCAAATTTTTCTCCAATCCTACTGGGATTCCTGATCTCAGGATGCTTCGAGACCCCATTTGGTCCACCTGGGCTGAATACCATACGAAGGTCAACGATACCAGGGTCTGGGACTTTGCGATGGCCATCAAGGATAATGGATTCAACAACAGCCAG GTTGAAATAGATGACAACTGGGAGACGTGTTACGGCAACGCTGAATGGAACCCGGAGAGATTTCCCGACCCAGCAAGACTCGTCGATGACCTTCAC AATGAAGGCTTCAGAGTGACGCTTTGGATTCACCCGTTCATTAACGATAACTGCGAATCCTTTAGCTACGCCGATGAGAAGGGATACTTCGTCAAG GACGCGCAAGGGGTCACCCAAAAGACTCACTGGTGGCAGGGACTGAGTGCAGGCATCATAGACTTTACGAACCCAGCAGCCGTGGGCTGGTGGACACAGAGACTTGTTGACATCCAGACGTCGACGGGCATTGACTCGTTCAAATTTGACGCTGGAGAATCCTCCTGGTTGCCCAAAGTCTTCACTCTGAACGTCGACGAACGCCTCTGGCCTAGTGTGTACACTCAGTA CTATGTTGATGCCGTATCTGAGTTTGGAGGAATGATTGAGACACGAGTAGGGCAAGGAACCCAGAGGCATCCCATCTTCGTCAGGATGCTGGACAAGGACTCCGTCTGGGGTACTGACAATGGACTGAGAACGATGATTCCTTCCTTACTGCACTTTG GTATCCTCGGGTATCCCTACGTGTTACCGGACATGATCGGAGGCAATGCTTATGTTCTCAAGCCAGGAGAGGAGCTCTTTGTCAGATGGGCTCAAGCGAATACATTCATGCCAGCGCTTCAATTTTCCATTCTCCCTTGGGGCTTCAATGAGCAA GTAGTTAAAAGGTGCCAGGAAGTGACATCTCTGCATACGGAAATCATTCCCCTCATATCCAAACTGGGCCAGGAAGCAATTGAGACTGGAGCTCCCATTATGAGGCCTACATGGTGGCTCTGCCCAGATCTGGAGTCTTGTCTCACTGCTGATCAGC AATTTCTCGTTGGCGATGACTTGCTGTCTGTCCCTGTCGTATTCAAGGGAGCCTCAGAGCTAAGCGTAGTACTGCCTCCTGGCGACTGGAAGATGGCTGGGAGTGAAACCATCTACAAGGGTCCAAACACCATTACAGTACAGAACATTACCCTCGACAGCATTGTGTATTTCACGAGGGTTACGAGTCTTTGA